The proteins below come from a single Halococcus salsus genomic window:
- a CDS encoding ribonucleotide-diphosphate reductase subunit beta: protein MATTDAPMQIDTDAQMFKYYRHAVEKHWDPHDIDLDDDRENIAELDDEEFEGLKRALALFGAGEDAVAEDLAPLAVVLDDFEDQLFITTQLYEEAKHSDFFDRYWREVIHAAEDDRGQKHSSPADERWFSDEYDELFERNEAAMAELLDDDTAENRAKAYSHYHMTVEGILAQTGYYGLTRQFDEDTYPDLPHLPGLVSGLTYIRSDEGRHVGFGMAKLKELVETERVQPAVIEETVGDLLPLVQAAIPSYERAGDEGVTPTELTEYATNKHEQRMKQITSASERIPDVEELTSLAD from the coding sequence ATGGCGACCACTGACGCACCGATGCAGATCGATACTGATGCACAGATGTTCAAATACTACCGCCACGCTGTCGAGAAACACTGGGACCCTCATGACATCGACCTCGACGACGACCGCGAAAACATTGCCGAACTCGACGATGAAGAATTCGAGGGATTGAAGCGCGCACTCGCGCTGTTCGGTGCGGGCGAAGATGCCGTCGCGGAGGACCTCGCACCGCTGGCAGTCGTACTTGATGACTTCGAGGACCAGCTGTTCATCACGACCCAGCTCTACGAGGAAGCCAAACACTCGGACTTCTTCGACCGCTACTGGCGCGAAGTGATCCACGCAGCGGAGGACGACCGTGGGCAGAAACACTCCTCGCCGGCTGACGAGCGGTGGTTCTCGGACGAATACGACGAGCTGTTCGAGCGCAACGAGGCTGCAATGGCCGAACTGCTCGACGACGACACCGCCGAGAACCGCGCGAAAGCCTACTCACACTACCACATGACCGTCGAGGGAATCCTCGCCCAGACCGGCTACTACGGACTCACCCGCCAGTTCGACGAGGACACCTATCCTGACCTTCCCCATCTGCCAGGACTGGTCTCGGGTCTCACCTACATTCGCAGCGATGAAGGCCGCCACGTTGGCTTCGGGATGGCGAAGCTCAAGGAACTCGTCGAAACCGAGCGCGTACAGCCAGCCGTCATCGAGGAGACTGTCGGTGACCTCCTGCCGTTGGTGCAGGCGGCGATTCCGAGCTACGAGCGTGCCGGTGACGAAGGTGTCACACCGACAGAACTCACTGAGTACGCGACGAACAAACACGAACAGCGCATGAAACAGATCACTTCCGCGAGCGAACGCATCCCCGATGTCGAGGAACTGACGTCGCTCGCGGACTGA